In the genome of Metabacillus litoralis, the window ATTTAAAAAATATAATATTATGCTTCCTAAAGATAGAGCAAGACATTATATAAAAAAGGATACAGGAAGTCTCTATCAAGTGTTTCAAATACAGATTGGCCGAGAAAGAAACGCTATAAAAATGTATAAAAAGTTCTTATCTATTCGAGAATTTCCCAAAGACATTTTAGACACATTTCAAGAACAACTAATAGTTTCCCAAAAGCACTTAGAGTCATTAGAACAAAATGTGAAAAAATATAAGTGATTTTTCAATGCTAGACACAAAAACCTCCTTAACACTTTGGTTTAAGGAGGTTTTTCATTATCTTTATTAGCTCGCTTTATGTTCCAAACGAAGCTTATCAGCTACCATTGCAATAAATTCTGAGTTTGTTGGCTTTGCTTTTGTCATGCTTACTGTGTAGCCAAATAGAGATGAGATGGATTCAATGTTTCCACGGCTCCATGCCACTTCAATCGCGTGACGAATAGCACGTTCAACACGTGATGCAGTTGTGTTATATTTTTTTGCAATATCAGGATATAACACTTTTGTAATTGATCCTAATAATTCGATATCGTTATAAACCATAGAGATTGCTTCACGTAAGTATAAATAGCCTTTTATATGTGCAGGAACTCCAATTTCATGGATGATGCTTGTAATGCTCGCATCTAAATTTTTGCCTTTGGATTGTGGCTCAACAGCAGGTCTAATTGAAGAATTAGCTCGTTTAATGATTGGCGCAGCATTTCCGCTTACTTGACGGATGTGACTTGCTAAACCTTCCATATCAAACGGCTTTAAAATAAAGTAAGCAGCTCCAAGGTCAACCGCTTTCTTCGTTACATCTTCTTGTCCAAATGCTGTAAGCATGATTACGTTTGGTTGCGGACGATCCATTTGTCTTAGTTTTTCTAGAACACCAAGACCATCTAAGTGAGGCATAATAATATCCAATACTAAAACATCCGGCTCCTTATCTTTTAACATATTTAAACATTCTTGACCATTATATGCAACACCAAGAACCTCAATATCATCTTGGCTTGATAAATATTCTTCTAATAAACCAACAAGTTCCCGATTATCGTCAACTATACAAACTTTAATTTTACCCACAAATACTTCCTCCTCAGTCTTGATTTGCCATTATATCTTATATCTATACATATGATTACATAAATCAATTCGACAATCCAGTAAAAATACCTTTATTTTTTTGAAAAAACTTTAAAAAATGGAGGATAACAAAGTTTTTCTTCATTTTACTCTATTTTTCGACTTTATACACCATTTGACAAATCAAATCCATGTTCGTTTTGTCGAAAAATCTTTTCACCTTTATTTTACATAATTCCACGGACATTGAAAAGGAAAAAGATAAAAAACTGCCAAGAAAAGAAAATTTTCTTGACAGTTCCTTATTAGCTTGCTTTATCTTTTTCTTGATTTCCATAAATATCAATACCTGCTTCATTTAGCATCCATTCAATATGAACACCGTAGCCCGAGGTTGGATCATTTACAAAAACGTGAGTAACCGCACCTATGACTTTTCCATTTTGGATGATTGGACTCCCGCTCATCCCTTGAACAATACCACCGGTTTTATCCAGTAATTTTTCATCTGTGATTTTAATAACCATTCCTTTAGTTGCCGGGAACTTTTGAGGAACAGAGCTAACGACTTCAACATCAAATTCCTCAACCTTGTCATTATCAACAACTGTTAGGATTTTTGCTGGACCTTCTTTGACTTCATTTGATAAAGCAATTGGCATCGCCTTATCCATTATTCCATTTGTAATATCTTGATTAAGCTCACCAAAGATACCAAAAGGACTATTACGTGTAATGTTACCGATAATTTTGCGATCTCCTGAAAACCTTGCTAGTTT includes:
- the spo0A gene encoding sporulation transcription factor Spo0A, with amino-acid sequence MGKIKVCIVDDNRELVGLLEEYLSSQDDIEVLGVAYNGQECLNMLKDKEPDVLVLDIIMPHLDGLGVLEKLRQMDRPQPNVIMLTAFGQEDVTKKAVDLGAAYFILKPFDMEGLASHIRQVSGNAAPIIKRANSSIRPAVEPQSKGKNLDASITSIIHEIGVPAHIKGYLYLREAISMVYNDIELLGSITKVLYPDIAKKYNTTASRVERAIRHAIEVAWSRGNIESISSLFGYTVSMTKAKPTNSEFIAMVADKLRLEHKAS